In a genomic window of Pangasianodon hypophthalmus isolate fPanHyp1 chromosome 19, fPanHyp1.pri, whole genome shotgun sequence:
- the lrfn5b gene encoding leucine-rich repeat and fibronectin type-III domain-containing protein 5, whose amino-acid sequence MEALFVYLMVMIMAIKAQKIQICPKRCICQVLPPNLATLCDKKGLLFVPPDIDRHTVELRLGDNFITTVKRKDFANMTKLVDLTLSRNTIGSITPHAFNDLENLRALHLDSNRLTRITNDTFSGMSKLHHLILNNNQLTYIHIGAFNDLLALEELDLSYNNLESAPWVAIQHMTSLHTLSLDHNMIDYIPEGTFSGLMKLKRLDVTSNKLQKLPPDPVFQRAGVLATSGVLGPSSFALSFGGNPLRCNCELLWLRRLRREDDLETCAAPQHLSGRYFWTVSEEEFLCEPPLITRHSQETRALEGQHVTLRCKARGDPDPVIHWIAPDGRLVSNSTRTVVHNDGTLDILISTVKDSGSFTCVASNPSGEAQQTVQLVIIKLPHFTNDTSLVQEPDPGSSDIATSTKSGGDGGTVIGSTKAGQEKRVMISEITSSSALVKFNLQRNIPGIRMFQIQYNGTYDDSLVYRMIPPTSKSILVNNLAAGTSYDLCVLAIYDDAMTTLTATRVVGCVHFATEPQYLRCHFMQSQFLGGTIVVIIGGIIVASVLSFIIFLIVRYRVCNQEGEDKGVELGEIRSQSRSEQLQVCGIIKSMSKQVLGVEMDACRKVSPQLESMPTLGTMPGPRPSKPALPDCTVTTSAASHSWHPASPNSQRPMHAASHKPAGPQKPDTQISVELDNTNKNNSAKVRPKSAQIRAYSTTVMPVPRRVQLESSRYMTVPVGCMRVSRRHSLNVDSCKQTSYGSLPQQTGSLRSKRSLSMSGGDLPQLDVSAKIHGKDSLSRSEWVLESTL is encoded by the exons ATGGAGGccctatttgtttatttgatggTCATGATCATGGCAATAAAAGCCCAGAAGATCCAAATATGTCCCAAACGTTGCATTTGTCAAGTGCTGCCTCCCAACTTAGCCACCTTATGTGACAAAAAGGGGCTGCTTTTTGTTCCCCCAGACATTGACAGACACACAGTAGAACTCCGACTTGGTGACAATTTTATCACAACTGTCAAACGGAAGGATTTTGCCAACATGACCAAGCTTGTAGACTTGACACTCTCTAGGAACACAATAGGCTCTATCACACCTCATGCTTTCAATGATCTGGAGAACCTGCGTGCCCTGCACTTGGACAGCAACCGTCTGACACGAATCACAAACGACACCTTTAGCGGGATGTCCAAGCTCCATCATCTCATTCTGAACAACAACCAGCTCACGTATATTCACATAGGAGCGTTTAACGACCTCCTGGCCCTTGAAGAGCTTGATCTCTCCTACAACAATCTAGAGAGTGCCCCATGGGTGGCCATCCAGCACATGACAAGCCTGCACACCTTAAGTCTGGACCACAACATGATAGACTATATACCTGAGGGCACATTTTCAGGCCTCATGAAACTAAAACGTCTGGATGTCACTTCCAACAAGCTTCAGAAGCTTCCACCTGATCCAGTCTTCCAGCGTGCAGGTGTTTTGGCCACATCAGGCGTTTTGGGTCCGTCATCATTTGCATTGAGCTTTGGGGGGAACCCATTACGCTGCAATTGCGAGTTGCTGTGGTTAAGGAGACTGCGGCGTGAGGATGACCTGGAGACTTGCGCTGCTCCACAGCATCTCTCGGGACGTTACTTCTGGACGGTGTCTGAAGAGGAGTTCCTGTGTGAGCCTCCTCTCATCACACGTCATTCCCAGGAGACCCGGGCATTAGAAGGCCAACATGTTACTCTGCGCTGTAAAGCACGGGGTGACCCAGATCCTGTTATTCATTGGATTGCCCCTGACGGTAGACTAGTATCCAACTCAACCCGAACAGTGGTGCACAATGATGGGACACTAGATATCCTCATCAGCACAGTGAAAGACTCTGGATCGTTCACATGTGTGGCATCCAACCCTTCTGGAGAAGCACAGCAGACTGTTCAGCTAGTTATCATCAAACTGCCACATTTCACTAATGACACAAGCTTAGTACAGGAGCCAGATCCCGGCTCCTCAGATATTGCTACATCCACCAAATCAGGTGGAGATGGTGGCACTGTCATTGGCAGCACAAAGGCTGGTCAGGAAAAACGGGTGATGATTTCTGAAATTACATCCTCCTCTGCTCTGGTGAAGTTTAACTTACAACGGAATATACCAGGGATTCGGATGTTCCAAATCCAATACAATGGCACCTATGATGATTCGCTAGTCTACAG AATGATCCCTCCAACCAGTAAAAGCATCCTGGTGAACAACTTGGCAGCTGGGACATCGTATGACCTCTGTGTGCTTGCAATTTATGATGATGCAATGACCACTCTTACAGCTACCCGCGTGGTGGGGTGTGTTCACTTTGCAACAGAGCCCCAGTACCTCCGGTGCCACTTCATGCAATCGCAGTTCCTTGGAGGAACCATTGTAGTCATCATTGGAGGTATCATTGTGGCCTCAGTCTTGTCTTTCATCATCTTCCTTATTGTACGTTATCGAGTGTGCAACCAGGAGGGAGAGGACAAGGGAGTAGAGCTGGGAGAAATTCGTTCTCAGTCCAGGAGCGAGCAGCTGCAGGTCTGCGGAATCATCAAGTCCATGTCCAAGCAGGTTCTGGGTGTGGAGATGGATGCGTGTCGGAAGGTTTCCCCACAGCTGGAGTCAATGCCCACATTAGGAACTATGCCTGGGCCTCGGCCCTCTAAACCTGCCCTTCCTGACTGCACCGTTACTACCTCTGCTGCCAGTCATAGCTGGCATCCTGCCTCCCCAAACTCCCAGCGTCCCATGCATGCTGCCTCACACAAACCTGCAGGCCCTCAAAAACCAGACACACAGATCAGTGTGGAGCTTGACAACACCAACAAAAACAACTCAGCCAAGGTGCGTCCCAAATCTGCCCAAATACGAGCCTACTCCACTACAGTGATGCCAGTGCCCAGAAGGGTACAGCTTGAGTCCTCACGCTACATGACTGTTCCAGTGgggtgtatgagagtgagtcgCAGACACTCTCTAAATGTAGACTCCTGTAAGCAGACCAGCTATGGGAGTCTCCCACAGCAGACTGGCAGCCTTCGCTCCAAACGTAGTCTGTCCATGAGCGGTGGAGATCTTCCCCAGTTAGACGTTTCAGCCAAAATCCATGGAAAAGACTCACTGTCCAGGTCAGAATGGGTTCTAGAAAGCACACTTTAA